A section of the Rhodobacteraceae bacterium M382 genome encodes:
- a CDS encoding carbon monoxide dehydrogenase subunit G, translating into MELTDEITINAPISVVYEALNNPEVLQQCIPGCEELIKHSDTELEAKVVLKVGPVKARFSGNVELDTSGAPNAFSLTGQGNGGTAGHAKGGADVTLQEVGGATILKYEAKAEIGGKLAQLGGRLIQSTAKKLAAKFFKTFAEVVETVDA; encoded by the coding sequence ATGGAATTGACAGACGAAATCACAATCAATGCCCCGATTTCAGTTGTTTATGAGGCTTTGAATAACCCGGAGGTGTTGCAGCAGTGTATCCCGGGATGCGAAGAGTTGATCAAACACTCAGATACAGAGCTGGAAGCCAAGGTCGTGCTGAAAGTCGGACCCGTCAAGGCGCGGTTCAGTGGGAATGTTGAGCTTGACACCTCGGGAGCGCCCAATGCGTTTTCCCTGACCGGGCAGGGCAATGGTGGAACCGCCGGACATGCCAAGGGCGGTGCTGATGTCACGCTCCAAGAGGTCGGTGGCGCGACCATTCTGAAATATGAAGCCAAGGCGGAGATCGGTGGCAAGCTTGCCCAGCTTGGCGGGCGTTTGATCCAAAGCACAGCCAAGAAACTGGCCGCAAAATTCTTTAAGACGTTTGCAGAAGTGGTCGAGACGGTTGATGCCTGA
- a CDS encoding aspartate aminotransferase family protein, which yields MLKNDQLDQWDRENFFHPSTHLADFARGDLPNRIVTGGSGVYIEDRDGTRLLDGFAGLYCVNVGYGRTEISDAIAAQAQELAYYHSYVGHGTEASITLAKMILDRAPSNMSKVYFGLSGSDANETNIKLIWYYNNILGRPEKKKIISRWRGYHGSGLMTGSLTGLELFHKKFDLPLAQVIHTEAPYYYRRPDATMSEEEFSAHCATELDKMIQAEGPDTIAAFIGEPVLGTGGIVPPPAGYWAAIQDVLKKYDILLIADEVVTGFGRLGSMFGSQHYGIEPDIITIAKGLTSAYAPLSGSIVSDRVWKVLEDGTDAFGPIGHGWTYSAHPICAAAGVANLKLIDDLGLVKNAATVGAYLNAQMKKALAEHPNVGEIRGEGMLCAVELTADRRSRAPLDAGLKAGPSVVGGMLKRGVIARAMPQGDIIGLAPPMCLTRAEADVIVSATADALNDVLPTT from the coding sequence ATGTTGAAGAACGATCAACTGGATCAATGGGATCGCGAGAATTTCTTTCACCCATCGACCCATCTTGCGGATTTTGCCCGCGGGGATCTGCCCAACCGGATTGTCACGGGCGGCAGCGGTGTCTACATCGAAGACCGCGACGGCACCCGCCTGTTGGATGGGTTTGCCGGGCTGTATTGCGTGAACGTCGGCTATGGCCGAACCGAGATTTCAGACGCCATCGCCGCCCAGGCACAGGAACTGGCCTATTATCATTCCTACGTCGGTCATGGCACCGAGGCGTCAATCACCCTGGCCAAAATGATCCTGGACCGGGCTCCGTCCAATATGTCCAAGGTCTATTTTGGATTGTCCGGCTCGGACGCCAATGAAACCAACATCAAACTGATCTGGTATTACAACAATATCCTGGGCCGCCCGGAAAAGAAGAAGATCATCTCGCGCTGGCGTGGTTATCACGGGTCGGGGTTGATGACCGGATCGCTGACCGGGCTTGAACTGTTTCACAAGAAGTTCGACCTGCCGCTGGCGCAGGTGATCCACACCGAAGCGCCCTATTACTATCGCCGCCCGGACGCCACAATGAGCGAAGAGGAGTTCAGCGCCCATTGCGCCACCGAGTTGGACAAGATGATCCAGGCCGAAGGCCCCGACACAATTGCCGCCTTTATAGGCGAGCCGGTTTTGGGCACCGGCGGCATTGTCCCGCCGCCTGCCGGATATTGGGCGGCGATTCAGGACGTGCTGAAAAAATATGACATCCTTCTGATCGCAGATGAAGTGGTCACCGGATTTGGTCGATTGGGCAGCATGTTCGGGTCGCAACACTATGGGATCGAACCGGACATCATCACCATCGCCAAGGGGCTGACATCTGCCTATGCGCCTTTGTCCGGCTCCATCGTCTCCGACAGGGTCTGGAAGGTACTCGAAGATGGGACCGATGCCTTTGGTCCCATTGGCCATGGCTGGACCTATTCCGCCCACCCGATCTGCGCCGCAGCCGGCGTAGCCAATCTGAAATTGATCGACGATCTGGGATTGGTTAAAAACGCCGCTACGGTGGGTGCCTATTTGAATGCCCAGATGAAAAAGGCACTGGCCGAACATCCGAATGTCGGTGAAATCCGCGGCGAAGGTATGCTGTGCGCTGTTGAACTCACAGCTGATCGCAGAAGCCGCGCACCTTTGGATGCAGGGCTCAAAGCGGGCCCATCGGTTGTGGGTGGAATGCTGAAACGCGGCGTGATCGCACGGGCCATGCCACAGGGGGATATCATAGGTCTGGCCCCGCCGATGTGCCTGACACGGGCGGAAGCAGATGTGATTGTCAGCGCAACAGCCGACGCCCTGAACGATGTCCTGCCAACAACATGA
- the argE gene encoding acetylornithine deacetylase: MTHTLTGPSPDLLEETIEILRNLVGFDSISGRSTHPILGYVRDYLAAHGVKTTLSYDDTGERANLFATIGPQIDGGVVLNGHTDVVPVDGQAWATDPFVLTRMGNQLFGRGSVDMKGFLACVLASVPVFQAAELKHPIHIAFSYDEEIGGLGMPVLLDAMAGETYRPEVVIVGEPTNMTIVTGHKGGYEMRTEIIGHAVHSCDPTKGANAINAATKLIAKIEEMGANRAAHPIANSAFDPAYPTFNIGTIEGGAARNATAGWCNFKWEYRPMPGEDGAAVITEIAEFAETEILPALRAIAPDTDIRIITETAVPPLDDRNAAKAAEFVSALTGINDTRVVSFGTDAGYFSDDAYSTVVFGPGDINRAHKPDEFITVEELTEGLEFLKRLSDRLSQ; encoded by the coding sequence ATGACCCATACGTTGACCGGGCCGTCACCAGATCTGCTGGAAGAAACCATCGAAATTCTGCGAAACCTCGTTGGTTTTGACAGCATCTCGGGCAGATCGACCCACCCGATCCTCGGCTATGTCCGGGACTATTTGGCAGCCCATGGGGTCAAAACCACGCTGAGCTATGACGATACAGGCGAGCGGGCCAATCTTTTTGCGACAATCGGTCCGCAAATTGACGGCGGTGTTGTTCTGAATGGCCACACAGACGTCGTTCCCGTCGATGGCCAGGCCTGGGCCACTGATCCCTTTGTCCTGACTCGCATGGGCAACCAGTTGTTTGGCCGTGGGTCGGTCGATATGAAGGGATTTTTGGCCTGTGTTCTGGCCTCGGTTCCGGTCTTTCAGGCCGCCGAATTGAAACACCCCATCCACATCGCTTTTTCCTATGACGAAGAAATCGGTGGATTGGGTATGCCGGTTCTCTTGGATGCGATGGCGGGCGAAACCTATCGTCCCGAGGTCGTTATCGTTGGAGAGCCAACAAATATGACCATCGTGACCGGCCACAAGGGCGGGTATGAAATGCGCACCGAAATCATCGGTCATGCGGTGCATTCCTGTGACCCGACCAAAGGCGCAAATGCGATCAATGCCGCGACGAAGTTGATCGCCAAGATTGAAGAAATGGGGGCAAACCGCGCGGCCCATCCGATTGCCAACTCGGCCTTTGACCCGGCCTACCCGACATTCAACATCGGTACAATCGAAGGCGGAGCCGCGCGCAACGCCACCGCCGGTTGGTGCAATTTCAAATGGGAATACCGCCCGATGCCCGGCGAAGACGGCGCAGCAGTGATTACAGAAATCGCGGAATTCGCCGAGACCGAAATCCTGCCTGCCCTGCGCGCCATCGCACCCGACACCGACATTCGTATCATCACCGAAACTGCCGTTCCGCCGCTGGACGATCGCAACGCAGCCAAAGCCGCCGAATTTGTCAGCGCTCTTACCGGCATCAATGACACCCGCGTCGTGTCCTTTGGCACCGACGCAGGATATTTCAGCGACGACGCCTATTCGACTGTTGTTTTTGGTCCCGGCGACATCAATCGCGCGCACAAGCCGGATGAATTCATCACCGTGGAAGAACTGACCGAAGGGCTCGAATTTCTGAAGCGCCTGTCTGACCGACTGTCACAGTGA
- a CDS encoding GntR family transcriptional regulator gives MQELRQMQLPAVEDETGNERFERIFCTLRDRICLLRYRPGTVLSEGTLAKEFGISRTPIKRVFNKLEFMGLVQIKNGVGTIVTDIDLYTFKETYDLRKRLAAMMGELSPVEITSAHLARIDQIIADTKDLESDRGNFGALALVANDLQHLLSDLTGNTPLREVIELLYYRVARIWYTFLPQFGWDDVFAGQLNELLEIRAAMALNDIRGVGEYRSKDLQRMMTLLGRSMVES, from the coding sequence GTGCAAGAACTGCGCCAAATGCAATTGCCCGCTGTCGAAGATGAAACAGGAAACGAGCGATTTGAACGTATTTTCTGCACATTGCGCGACCGCATTTGCCTGTTGCGCTATCGTCCCGGCACAGTTCTGAGCGAAGGGACGCTGGCCAAGGAATTCGGGATCAGCCGAACGCCGATCAAACGGGTCTTTAACAAGCTCGAGTTTATGGGGCTGGTGCAGATTAAAAACGGCGTCGGCACGATCGTGACTGACATTGATCTGTACACCTTCAAGGAAACCTATGATCTGCGCAAACGGCTGGCCGCGATGATGGGTGAACTGTCGCCGGTCGAAATCACATCTGCGCATTTGGCCAGGATTGATCAGATCATTGCGGATACCAAAGATCTGGAATCCGACAGGGGCAATTTCGGCGCATTGGCGTTGGTCGCAAACGACCTGCAACACCTGTTGTCAGATCTGACCGGTAATACGCCGCTGCGCGAAGTGATCGAATTGCTGTATTACCGCGTGGCCCGGATCTGGTACACGTTTTTGCCCCAGTTCGGCTGGGACGACGTGTTTGCAGGACAGCTCAACGAGCTGTTGGAAATTCGCGCCGCGATGGCGCTAAACGACATTCGCGGCGTCGGGGAATACCGCAGCAAAGATCTGCAACGCATGATGACTTTGCTGGGCCGCTCCATGGTGGAATCATGA